A single region of the Ignavibacteriales bacterium genome encodes:
- a CDS encoding DegT/DnrJ/EryC1/StrS family aminotransferase — protein sequence MSVEYKIPLFDLNFDEAEEKAVLETLRSKWISTGPKTTEFENKFAGMLNVKHSVALSNCTVALHLALLAAGIGDNDEVICPSLTFVATVNSILYVNAKPVFADIKSYDDLTIDPVDIESKITKKTKAIIVMHYGGFSCDMDAIMALAKAYNIKVIEDACHGPLSEYKGNKLGTIGDIGCFSFFSNKNISTGEGGMLITNNTDFFEKTKLLRSHGMTSLSYERSKGHSTSYDVVALGYNYRMDDIRASIGIVQLDKIKLDIEKRAEIRKLYIQKLISFDKIIIPFIDYSFASSNYIFPIILKNSDYIKRGNIRNKMAEAGIQTSVHYPAVHKFTIYKDFHSELPKTEYVANNLITLPMYSKISVDQIKYMLYSNKDN from the coding sequence ATGAGTGTCGAATATAAAATACCTCTTTTTGATTTGAACTTTGATGAAGCTGAAGAAAAAGCTGTTCTGGAAACACTAAGAAGTAAATGGATTTCAACCGGACCCAAAACAACTGAGTTTGAAAATAAGTTTGCAGGTATGCTTAATGTAAAACATTCAGTTGCGCTTTCAAACTGCACTGTAGCACTGCACCTGGCTTTATTAGCTGCGGGCATTGGAGACAATGATGAAGTAATCTGCCCATCATTAACATTTGTGGCTACTGTAAATTCAATATTATATGTAAATGCAAAACCTGTTTTTGCAGATATTAAAAGTTATGATGATCTTACAATCGATCCTGTTGACATAGAATCCAAAATAACAAAAAAAACTAAAGCAATAATTGTAATGCACTACGGAGGTTTTTCCTGTGATATGGATGCTATAATGGCATTAGCAAAAGCATATAATATTAAAGTTATAGAAGATGCCTGCCATGGGCCTTTATCTGAATATAAAGGGAATAAATTAGGAACTATCGGAGATATTGGTTGCTTTAGTTTCTTTTCAAACAAGAATATAAGCACCGGTGAAGGCGGTATGCTTATAACAAACAATACGGACTTTTTTGAAAAAACAAAATTGCTCAGATCGCATGGTATGACTTCCCTTTCTTATGAAAGATCAAAAGGTCATTCAACAAGCTATGATGTGGTTGCTCTGGGATATAACTATCGAATGGATGATATCAGGGCTTCTATTGGAATTGTACAACTTGATAAAATTAAACTTGATATTGAAAAAAGAGCCGAGATAAGAAAATTATACATTCAAAAATTAATTAGCTTTGATAAAATCATCATTCCATTTATTGATTATAGTTTTGCTTCATCCAATTATATTTTTCCTATAATACTAAAGAATTCTGATTACATAAAAAGAGGCAATATTAGAAATAAAATGGCTGAAGCCGGAATTCAAACAAGTGTACATTATCCCGCAGTGCATAAATTTACCATATATAAAGACTTTCACTCAGAACTTCCAAAAACTGAGTACGTAGCAAATAACCTCATCACATTACCGATGTATTCAAAAATAAGTGTTGATCAAATAAAGTATATGCTCTACTCTAATAAGGACAATTGA
- a CDS encoding delta-aminolevulinic acid dehydratase, with protein sequence MKSLNEAFEKLQKYIEQEKYKGWDPYDALSSPLFKLPFFNSNKFIRFGAQQFVKRSPFNLRQLLRIPKGYNPVTLGLMLQGYCYLMNNEQLKIKNLELESKINFLVNELERLQSKVYSGACWGYDFDWEARYAKIAAYQPTVVATGIITNALYICYSITGNEKAKELLVSAAKFVLNDLNRTYILQPTTDHPLPTAPFSFSYSPFDKQCVFNASMKGSRLLSQVYSITKEESLINEAKNAVEFVIKEQNPDGSWYYSKAVSGKWVDNYHTGYVLDCLDEYQNNSNDKKYNEYIKNGFNYYLKNFFESDGAPKFYNNKKYPIDCTAAAQSILTLTRFGNEEIADKVAEYMINNMQNDHGYFYFRGYDSKTEKTSFMRWSNAWMFTALAKLVSGKHQL encoded by the coding sequence ATGAAATCATTAAATGAGGCGTTTGAAAAGCTACAAAAGTATATAGAACAGGAAAAATATAAAGGCTGGGATCCTTATGATGCTCTCTCTTCACCGCTTTTTAAACTTCCATTTTTTAATTCTAACAAGTTTATAAGATTTGGTGCACAACAGTTTGTTAAAAGATCACCATTTAACTTAAGACAATTGTTAAGGATACCAAAAGGATATAATCCTGTTACTCTGGGCTTAATGCTGCAAGGTTACTGCTATTTAATGAACAATGAACAATTAAAAATTAAAAATTTAGAATTAGAAAGTAAGATTAACTTTTTAGTGAATGAGTTGGAGAGATTACAATCTAAGGTTTACTCCGGCGCTTGCTGGGGATATGATTTTGACTGGGAGGCACGATATGCAAAAATAGCAGCGTATCAGCCAACAGTGGTTGCAACAGGAATAATTACTAATGCGCTTTATATTTGTTATTCAATAACGGGTAATGAAAAAGCTAAAGAGTTACTTGTTAGTGCAGCAAAATTTGTTTTAAATGATCTAAATAGGACATATATACTACAACCGACAACCGACCACCCACTACCGACCGCCCCCTTCTCCTTCTCCTACTCCCCTTTTGACAAACAGTGTGTATTCAATGCAAGTATGAAAGGTTCAAGACTACTTTCGCAGGTGTACTCAATTACAAAAGAAGAAAGCCTTATAAATGAAGCAAAGAATGCAGTTGAGTTTGTAATTAAGGAGCAAAATCCGGATGGATCATGGTATTATTCAAAAGCAGTATCAGGTAAATGGGTGGATAATTATCATACAGGGTATGTACTTGATTGTCTTGATGAATATCAAAATAATTCAAATGATAAAAAATATAATGAATACATTAAAAATGGGTTTAATTATTACCTAAAAAACTTTTTTGAATCTGATGGCGCACCTAAGTTTTACAACAATAAAAAATACCCGATTGATTGTACGGCTGCTGCACAATCAATTTTAACATTGACGAGATTCGGAAATGAGGAAATTGCTGATAAGGTAGCTGAATACATGATTAACAATATGCAGAATGATCACGGATATTTTTATTTTAGAGGTTATGATTCTAAAACAGAAAAAACATCATTCATGCGGTGGTCAAATGCATGGATGTTTACTGCACTAGCAAAATTAGTTTCGGGAAAACATCAGCTATGA
- a CDS encoding O-antigen ligase family protein codes for MIKYSLVYGAGLYLTYLTGLRSAFIGLIIFSIIALALKYYYVLRTASTNLAAESEDNTFDSQIDSVSTLTPAGSYFSTIFIIIILSIVFLLIMIAPAELQSGKRFENLTKVENLDFGNDAAILVRLMSYELSIEIIKEHPMLGIGFGGFNGYNNIEWTRTGKYPHNIILEILSELGIVGLVFFSAFLFITIKSIVKSGLSTIAIYSILITFLFSIWLAMWAKDLSTQSFLWLYFAAYGAKSKALNA; via the coding sequence ATCATTAAATACTCTTTAGTTTATGGTGCCGGCCTTTATCTTACTTATCTTACAGGGTTAAGATCAGCATTTATCGGACTGATAATCTTTTCTATTATAGCGCTTGCCCTTAAATATTATTATGTATTACGAACTGCATCAACCAATCTTGCTGCAGAATCAGAGGATAATACATTTGATTCACAGATTGATTCTGTCAGCACTTTAACGCCGGCAGGAAGTTATTTCTCTACCATCTTTATTATCATCATTTTATCAATTGTATTTCTACTAATTATGATTGCACCAGCAGAATTACAATCTGGTAAAAGGTTTGAAAATTTAACAAAGGTTGAAAATCTTGATTTCGGAAATGATGCTGCCATTCTTGTCCGCTTGATGTCTTATGAACTTAGTATAGAAATAATTAAAGAGCACCCGATGTTAGGAATAGGATTTGGCGGGTTTAACGGCTATAATAATATTGAATGGACACGTACCGGTAAGTACCCGCACAATATCATCCTTGAAATATTATCCGAACTGGGCATTGTTGGGCTGGTATTTTTTAGTGCATTTCTATTTATAACTATTAAATCAATTGTTAAATCTGGATTATCAACTATTGCAATCTACTCCATACTGATAACATTTCTTTTCTCAATCTGGCTTGCTATGTGGGCAAAGGATTTATCTACACAAAGTTTTCTCTGGCTATACTTTGCAGCATACGGAGCAAAGAGCAAGGCGCTTAATGCATAG
- a CDS encoding glycosyltransferase codes for MNRTLQHIFPSIIQIISFRLYFPVNEQLAEETIQHEKIYDCVYFGRLSKIKGTEDFITIVAELRKIKPDIKACIIGGGDVNYWQSYAKEVNCESSIEFTGFVETQKELFTYVKASRVFLAPPYKERLSSTIREAMLLKVPIVAYATGGIPYINEFDENIFMVKTGDYKLMAEKTLLLLQNEKLATDLADKAYKYAKNEYSLEGNMKRLLDAYHTILNESRK; via the coding sequence GTGAACAGGACTCTTCAACATATATTTCCGAGTATAATCCAAATCATAAGTTTTAGACTTTATTTTCCTGTCAATGAGCAGCTGGCCGAAGAAACGATTCAACATGAAAAAATATATGACTGCGTTTATTTCGGTCGCTTATCAAAGATAAAAGGTACTGAAGATTTTATAACAATAGTAGCTGAATTAAGGAAGATTAAACCTGATATAAAAGCCTGCATAATTGGTGGTGGTGACGTAAATTATTGGCAATCTTATGCTAAAGAAGTCAATTGTGAATCAAGCATTGAATTCACCGGTTTTGTTGAAACACAAAAAGAACTTTTCACATATGTAAAAGCATCAAGAGTATTTTTGGCACCGCCTTACAAAGAAAGATTATCCTCCACAATACGCGAAGCAATGCTGTTAAAAGTACCAATTGTTGCTTATGCAACAGGAGGCATACCCTATATTAATGAGTTTGATGAGAATATTTTTATGGTAAAAACGGGTGATTATAAATTAATGGCTGAGAAAACTTTATTATTATTGCAGAACGAAAAACTTGCAACGGACTTAGCTGATAAAGCGTATAAATATGCAAAGAATGAATACAGTCTTGAAGGAAATATGAAACGGCTGTTAGACGCATATCATACAATACTAAATGAAAGTAGAAAATGA
- a CDS encoding zinc-binding alcohol dehydrogenase, producing the protein MSQLKAGCCSNVSDGNGQAGFPSLTGYSCAGEVISVGAKVSDIKIGDFVACGGTGAAHSEYVSVSRNLCVKLSGSGNLEFAAFTTVASIAMQGIRQADLRLGENCVVIGLGLVGQITMQLLNAAGVFPIGIDVDERQVVLANKIGIGKSFVRKNTGLEKTIYELTKSYGTDSVIITAATSSNDPVELAGRLCRRKGKVVIVGAVPTGFTREHFYKKSWN; encoded by the coding sequence ATGAGTCAATTAAAAGCAGGGTGTTGTTCAAACGTATCAGATGGTAATGGGCAAGCTGGATTCCCTTCCCTCACCGGTTACTCTTGTGCTGGTGAGGTAATAAGTGTTGGTGCTAAAGTATCTGATATTAAAATAGGTGACTTTGTGGCTTGCGGTGGTACGGGGGCCGCGCACTCAGAATATGTTTCTGTATCAAGAAACCTGTGTGTTAAATTATCCGGCTCAGGAAATTTAGAGTTTGCAGCATTTACTACAGTCGCTTCAATAGCTATGCAGGGTATAAGACAAGCTGATCTTAGATTGGGAGAAAACTGTGTTGTTATCGGGCTGGGCTTAGTTGGTCAGATTACAATGCAATTATTAAATGCGGCTGGTGTTTTTCCTATAGGTATAGATGTGGATGAAAGACAGGTTGTATTAGCAAATAAGATTGGCATAGGAAAATCTTTTGTACGCAAGAATACCGGGCTTGAAAAAACGATTTATGAACTGACAAAAAGTTACGGTACAGATTCAGTTATTATAACAGCGGCTACTTCTTCAAACGATCCTGTTGAATTAGCAGGCAGACTATGCAGACGAAAAGGCAAAGTAGTAATTGTGGGTGCCGTACCAACAGGTTTTACACGGGAACATTTTTATAAAAAGAGCTGGAATTAA
- a CDS encoding sugar transferase encodes MFKSFKLKNTQETISDSKSSIESSGNILFLNDSNTHFLLNNALVLGFYAISFFIFYYLKNSTLELSENYVKLFNISMTAILVTLFLSNKYNLTRKHYIREIFRKLYISLILTLGMITLLVYYLDVLNISRTFVISFVLTGFMLEIIYFYAISEGRKNINLGQKIKISFAYLIADAAILSIVVYLEIIKTIGLENLNKKKLLMLIIVYFSWFFFAAITHKFDPIGNSKSRLTAIGLHIKYYLLVVSFISFTVFSLGIRDTHWHYFMQAAFTYSIASFILFIFLFFDRIEAKTDEITSVFLKTFEVKGPANAPVVKNTNEKYSFSNLEVVGSLLKNKLESELLKNYKNVFDFLNRNISLVTFDNRKTFLVKSADPFNMQVLNNNSFQMIINLHELNDFRRINDYLRTINNKLLKGGVFVSSIIPNKNRHIRYSSKYHSVLADILYFFDFLWKRVIPKIPLLRRIYFLIEKGTDRAISLAEGLGRLVFTGFEILDLQEIDSAVYFIAVKARDVSSDKDPEYSPIFRMKRVGKNGKTIFVYKLRTMHPYSEYIQDFVYKQNSLGDGGKFKDDFRIPGWGKFLRKFWIDELPMLANWIKGDLKFVGVRPISNHYLGLYSVEHQQRRRGFKPGLVPPFYADMPKSIEEIEKSERDYLESYEKHPIITDVKYFFKILHNILFMKKRSA; translated from the coding sequence ATGTTTAAAAGTTTTAAGTTGAAAAATACGCAGGAAACAATTTCAGATTCAAAATCCTCAATTGAATCGAGCGGTAATATCTTATTCTTGAATGATAGTAATACACATTTTTTGTTAAACAATGCTTTAGTATTAGGTTTTTATGCTATTTCGTTTTTTATTTTTTATTATTTAAAAAACAGCACACTAGAACTTTCAGAAAACTATGTGAAGTTGTTTAATATATCAATGACAGCAATACTCGTTACATTGTTCCTTTCTAATAAATATAACCTGACACGCAAACATTATATCCGTGAGATTTTTAGAAAGCTTTACATCTCACTTATTTTAACGCTGGGTATGATAACCTTGCTTGTGTATTATCTGGATGTTTTGAATATATCCAGAACATTTGTAATAAGCTTTGTTCTAACCGGATTTATGCTTGAAATAATTTATTTTTATGCAATATCCGAGGGGCGAAAAAACATCAACCTGGGACAAAAAATAAAAATATCTTTTGCATATCTTATTGCGGATGCGGCTATACTTAGTATTGTAGTTTATTTGGAGATAATAAAAACAATCGGCCTTGAAAATTTAAACAAGAAAAAATTGTTAATGCTTATAATTGTTTATTTTTCGTGGTTTTTCTTCGCAGCAATAACGCATAAATTCGACCCTATAGGCAATAGTAAAAGCAGATTGACTGCCATCGGACTACATATAAAATATTATTTACTTGTGGTATCATTTATTTCTTTTACGGTTTTCTCGCTTGGTATAAGGGATACGCACTGGCATTACTTTATGCAGGCGGCATTTACATATTCTATTGCATCTTTCATTTTATTTATTTTTCTTTTTTTTGATAGAATAGAAGCAAAGACCGATGAGATAACATCTGTGTTTCTAAAAACATTTGAGGTTAAGGGCCCGGCAAATGCGCCGGTAGTAAAGAACACAAATGAGAAGTATAGTTTTTCAAATTTGGAGGTAGTAGGGTCATTACTAAAGAACAAACTTGAATCTGAATTATTAAAAAATTATAAAAATGTTTTTGATTTTCTTAACAGAAATATTTCACTTGTAACATTTGACAACAGGAAAACCTTTTTAGTTAAATCAGCTGATCCTTTCAACATGCAGGTTCTTAATAATAACAGTTTTCAGATGATAATAAACCTTCATGAACTAAATGATTTTAGAAGAATTAATGACTACCTGCGAACAATTAATAATAAACTGTTAAAGGGCGGCGTATTTGTAAGTTCAATAATCCCAAATAAAAACCGGCATATAAGATATAGTTCAAAATATCATTCTGTGCTTGCAGATATTTTATATTTTTTTGATTTTTTATGGAAAAGAGTTATACCCAAAATTCCACTGCTTAGAAGAATTTATTTTTTGATTGAAAAAGGAACAGACCGTGCTATATCCCTTGCAGAGGGATTAGGAAGACTTGTATTTACGGGTTTTGAAATTCTTGATCTGCAGGAAATAGACAGTGCAGTTTATTTTATTGCGGTTAAGGCAAGGGATGTAAGTTCAGATAAGGATCCTGAATACAGTCCAATATTCAGGATGAAGCGGGTTGGTAAAAACGGTAAAACTATATTTGTATATAAGCTAAGAACAATGCATCCTTATTCTGAATACATTCAGGATTTTGTGTATAAACAAAATAGTTTGGGTGATGGAGGGAAATTTAAAGATGATTTTAGAATACCCGGCTGGGGTAAATTTTTAAGGAAGTTCTGGATAGATGAATTGCCGATGCTGGCAAACTGGATTAAAGGCGATTTGAAATTTGTGGGGGTAAGACCGATAAGTAATCACTATTTAGGTTTATATTCGGTTGAACATCAGCAAAGGAGGAGGGGATTTAAACCCGGACTGGTTCCACCATTTTATGCTGATATGCCTAAATCTATTGAAGAGATTGAAAAATCAGAAAGAGACTATTTAGAGTCCTATGAAAAACATCCGATAATAACGGACGTAAAGTATTTTTTTAAGATACTACATAACATTTTATTTATGAAAAAGCGAAGTGCTTAA
- a CDS encoding UDP-3-O-(3-hydroxymyristoyl)glucosamine N-acyltransferase, which translates to MKNISVDELLPMLGSDYNIFGSKTYFFNNVKPSEYIDENSLDWVNPIKKNKLEYIKQSKAKIILCDASIKIDDELIKDKCLIVVENPKLTFLRIANKYFTNQLNIGIHKTAVIHPEAKIAKDCYIGPLTYVGKCVIDSGTIIHGNCYLYDNIVVGKNVLIHAGTVIGADGFGYQRSEDGSFEKFPHIGGVIIKDNVEIGSNTSIDRGALGNTVIGEGAKIDNLVHIAHNVVVGNHSAVIANTMIGGSTIIGDYTWVAPSVSLRDQISIGTKVTVGMSAVVTKSIPDEETWAGSPAKPLEEFLMIQEKLKSL; encoded by the coding sequence TTGAAAAATATATCTGTGGATGAGTTGTTACCTATGCTTGGTAGTGATTATAATATTTTTGGAAGTAAGACTTATTTTTTTAACAATGTAAAGCCATCAGAATATATTGATGAAAATTCACTTGACTGGGTAAATCCAATTAAAAAAAATAAATTGGAGTACATTAAGCAATCAAAAGCTAAAATTATTTTATGCGACGCTTCGATTAAAATTGATGATGAATTAATTAAAGATAAGTGCTTAATAGTAGTTGAAAATCCAAAGTTAACATTTCTTAGAATAGCAAATAAGTATTTTACTAACCAGTTAAATATTGGAATACATAAAACTGCTGTTATTCATCCCGAAGCTAAAATAGCTAAGGATTGTTATATAGGGCCCTTAACATACGTTGGTAAGTGCGTAATTGACTCCGGAACTATAATCCATGGTAATTGCTATCTATATGATAATATAGTTGTAGGGAAAAATGTTCTGATACATGCAGGAACTGTTATCGGTGCTGATGGTTTCGGATACCAAAGAAGTGAAGATGGAAGTTTTGAAAAATTTCCACATATAGGCGGAGTTATTATAAAGGACAATGTAGAAATTGGATCTAATACGTCGATTGATCGCGGTGCTTTAGGTAACACAGTTATTGGTGAAGGTGCTAAAATTGATAATTTAGTTCACATTGCTCATAACGTTGTGGTGGGCAACCATTCTGCAGTTATAGCAAACACTATGATAGGAGGCAGCACAATTATAGGAGATTATACATGGGTTGCTCCTTCAGTTTCATTACGTGATCAAATCAGTATAGGCACTAAAGTTACTGTTGGTATGAGTGCAGTTGTTACAAAAAGCATACCTGATGAGGAAACATGGGCTGGATCCCCTGCAAAACCTCTTGAAGAATTTTTAATGATTCAGGAAAAATTGAAAAGTTTATAA
- a CDS encoding glycosyltransferase family 4 protein has protein sequence MYEAIKAYADINNYKTNYSFIIAGDGKELESVKSYVSENGIEGIVFTGFLTGVSKIKAYLDAHIFLFPTYNEGMPNSVLEAMACGLPVLNTSVGGIPDIFINEVNGYIIDINNIP, from the coding sequence ATATATGAGGCTATTAAAGCTTACGCAGACATTAATAATTATAAAACTAATTATAGTTTTATAATTGCTGGTGATGGTAAAGAATTAGAAAGTGTAAAAAGCTATGTTTCTGAAAATGGAATAGAAGGAATTGTGTTCACAGGTTTTCTAACTGGTGTAAGTAAAATAAAGGCTTATCTTGATGCTCATATATTTTTATTCCCAACTTATAATGAAGGTATGCCCAATTCAGTTCTTGAAGCAATGGCATGTGGCTTACCAGTGCTGAATACTTCTGTTGGCGGGATACCTGATATTTTTATAAATGAAGTGAATGGATATATTATTGATATAAATAATATACCATAG
- a CDS encoding DUF354 domain-containing protein codes for MIGTSAEITHIGRLLGIPSIVVNEDDAEAVPLFSKLSYPFATNILAPSTCSVGRWIKKTVFYEGYHELAYLHPNRVKLNVSSSNRNNTARKYFLRFAKLTAHHDDGKTGITDELANRIVSKLILHGDVYISSERNISENLDKYRISIPPADVLSFLSSSDIYIGDSQTMTAEAAVLGIPSIRFNDFVGKLGYLEELEHKYGLTYGIKTSEPEKLLSKIDELISFPNIKEEWQKRRMKMLADKIDVTAFMVWFIENYPKSVKVLKENPEYQYTFK; via the coding sequence ATGATTGGCACTTCAGCAGAAATTACTCACATTGGCAGGCTTTTGGGTATTCCTTCAATAGTAGTAAATGAAGATGATGCAGAAGCAGTTCCGTTATTTTCAAAATTAAGCTACCCATTTGCAACCAATATACTTGCGCCTTCAACCTGTAGTGTCGGAAGATGGATCAAAAAAACTGTATTCTATGAAGGATATCACGAGCTAGCGTATCTTCATCCAAATAGAGTGAAACTGAATGTTTCTTCATCTAACCGAAATAATACTGCGCGCAAATATTTTTTAAGATTTGCAAAATTAACAGCTCATCACGATGACGGTAAAACCGGAATAACAGATGAATTAGCAAATCGAATTGTTAGCAAATTAATTTTACACGGGGATGTTTATATATCATCAGAAAGAAATATTTCGGAAAATCTTGATAAATATAGAATATCAATTCCTCCTGCTGATGTTCTATCATTTTTATCATCATCCGATATTTATATTGGTGATAGCCAAACAATGACCGCTGAGGCCGCAGTTCTCGGAATACCATCAATAAGGTTTAATGATTTTGTTGGTAAACTGGGCTATCTTGAAGAATTAGAACATAAATATGGGTTAACTTACGGCATAAAAACATCTGAACCTGAAAAACTTTTAAGCAAGATTGACGAACTAATAAGTTTTCCGAATATTAAAGAAGAGTGGCAAAAGCGCAGAATGAAAATGCTTGCAGATAAAATTGATGTTACAGCATTTATGGTTTGGTTTATTGAGAATTATCCAAAGAGTGTAAAGGTGCTGAAAGAGAATCCTGAGTATCAGTACACATTTAAGTGA